Genomic DNA from Corylus avellana chromosome ca4, CavTom2PMs-1.0:
taaggcAATTAAGATGTATGTGAACCATCAGTTATTGCAGATGTTAAGCTTGTTCTTGATTTGATTTCCCCTATTTTATGGTTTTACTAACTAGCATACTACCACACTGTGGGCACATAACGTGATTTTGTATTATCCTTAAGAACTCATAACATGGCAGCAACAATATTGCTGCCACCTGCAGAAAGCACATCTCAAACTATATACCCCAAAACCTTATCTTATGATTGAATTTAGGGCTGTTCCtgaaatttttcatatattctcatttttatctttctttccaAATTAGCTTCTCATCACAGCTTTTCTTAACCTCCAAACAATTTGATTCTTGATTTCAAAGCAATCAACTCTATACTTCATAGGCATGCCTAGTTTTGTGCTATAAGCAATGCATGTAGTTTGATTTGAATACATCGGGAAGCATgctatcaaaacattttttccagCCTCCAAAAGTTGATTTCTTCCCTCAAGATGCAAAGAAAAGTCATCCATCTTTTACAccaaacctaaaataaaatattttttggtagATATACCTAACATCTATTCCTGGCAATGGACTTCCCATGAAATAAAATGACTTGCCTTATTACACAAAATGTGAAGTTCTCTAATAAATTATGCAAACTTCTATTTATTTGCTATAcgcctcaatttttttttttttttgtgtgtgttgaAAAGGCATATGGTGGATTCCATGCAcgatacacacacacacagaataTCAAGAAAATAGCCAGCAGAACCTTAGCAAGTAAGCAGTTTGGTCCCACTCCAGCACTACACGGAAGACCAGTCTCTTCGTTAACAGAGGTTCTGAGTTCTTCAGCAATCTTCGCAAAGGCAGAGTACCAAAACAAGAGGTTTAACATTAAAAGCCTATCACTGTTAATGAATGCAATGAAGCTatgtaaaaaatacaaaatctaGCATGCACAGGCAATAAATCAATTATATGCACTAACTTACTTCTCCACTGGTAATGCCCCTTTGTTTGCAGACATTAGTTATATCAAGGTATGCTTCATCCAAACTACTAACTAGGAGCCATGAAGTTGGGATCATACTTCTGAAAAACTAACAACGAGAAATACAAGCAAAGTAATGATCAGCAATTAACAAACGAGCTGCATCACAAATCTTTCTTGAATCTAGAACATCCAACCTTTTATAGTCAAGAAGCAAACTAGTAGCCATGAAGTTGGGATCATACTTCTGGAAAACTAACAGTCTAACAACAAGAAATACAAGCAAACTAATGATCATCAATTAACAAACAAGTTACATCCCAAAACCTTTCTTGAATTTAGAACATCTAACCTTTTATAGTCAAATCACTGTAATAagtatactttttaaaatctgtGGAACGAAAATTAATTCCGGACATAATTTACGTGTAACGAAACCAGGCGTTGCTGCACAAACCCTGAATCTCCATGCCTGCAGGGTGATCAGATCAGGTTTAAAGTGGAAACAAAGCAAAGATAAAggcaatcaaaattttaaaacggGATTTGCAAGTCAATCTGAGGACTGAAAATGTCCAAAATAACAAAGAAGTATACATGAAATAGTCACAATTTCATTCATGACCTCCTTTAAAGATTTCAGCATGCATCCCATCCTCATAATTAGCCATGGAGATCAACAACCATTGGCTTGCCCTAAAACGATGGGTTACTTAATGTCTCAACAGCAGCATAAAAAACGTCTATATCTAGGTGCAGCCAAATCCTCGACAAGTCACATGCAGCTTCTAGCTCTAAAATTCTTCTATCAGCCACCTGCAAATAGGATATACCATATACCAGAAACTGCATGCCTCACCAAAACCTCACACACATAGCCAACATAGGGGGGAAAAGTGGATGCTTGAAATGAATTCTGCACACTACTCAGTAATCAGAGCATATATAGGGACAGTTCCGTTATGTAATAAAGTCAGCATGCATGACAAACCTAAGATAATATCTTAGTacttcaggaaaaaaaaaaaaaaaggtgaaaatatCATCTGATAGTGAGATATATCGGCTGGAGTGAGCTTCGCACATTGAGCACAGATGCTCTCGATTTTCCGCCCTGTAAAGGCTTCCTTGCGTTCCTCATTATCGAAATACTTAGATCCTTCGCTCATCTCATACACTACTCTTTGCATTCTCCTTTgtcccctcccccccccccacaATCCATGCCTAAAACCCTCACAAGATAACACATTCCATATAAAAGAAGTACATAAAACCAACAATTCCAACACATAATTGAAACTAATTTAGTGTACAAGGTTCACGGATTGAGAAATTAATTTGATTCATAAAATAATCAAACGAACATCAACGATGAAAAATTCTTAATCAATTTAATAGAGACATTTAATAAAAGGATAAAAGTagcaaaaacttcaaaaaataaaggggAATTGCAGGGATGGAAAACTAGTGCCTGCTTTAGCGTTGGTGTAGACAGTGTGGTTCGACTACCATGGCCGAGACATGTCGCCTGATGTGCTTTCGCTCTTCTCCATTGCCTTCTCTCTTCAAATGCTTGTTCGCGAAGATTGAAGAGGGAAAGTGTGAGATAGAGAGCACCGAATATTGGGATGAAAATGGAGAGGAATTACGCAcgctttcgttttttttttccattgtttttatttattagtaaTTCGGATCAAGATCTGAAACAGTTTCTAGATTGAAAATTCCTTTGAATTCTTGAGTTATGGCTAGATTGAAAATTGTCTTCTCTTTGGTTAACAAAAGTAATCGGACTATAACAAAAGGGTCTCTTATCTTTTTTCGATGAATGAAGATTTTACTAAACACAACTGCAAAATCAGTTACAATCAAACACTCCAACTTAGAACAGCCGGAACTCACCTGCACCCGCAGGAAACAACCCtacaaaggaaatacaatatgCAGACAAGACAACCTGCAAACAAATCCCAACAACACCCCAAACCTCTATAAAGCAACTATACAAACACAACCCCTGTTTCTATCCAGCCAATCTATACAATATAAAATCCAATATACGAAAATATAAAACCAAACAACAAATCCCATTACAtgaatttgataaataaatcgcaaaatacaaagaaagacAAACCCCTGGAATCCTCAATGGGTCTCAGAAAGCTCCTGAAGACGCttctccaactcatccaaccTCGCACCCCACTCACTCCTAACGCACAACGGCCTCGCTTTACTATAATCCACACCCTCCTCTTCCCCGCGACCGCCCACAGAAGATGACACCCCCTTCTGCTGCTTCATTTTCTTACTTCCACTCGTCGCCTTTTTCTGAGCGGCTGCTCTCCGTAGAGCCCAAAGCACATCTGACCCACTTATCTGCCTTCCCTCCTCTTCTTGTTTTTGCTTTGCTCgtttgtgttttccttgttttggcTGTTCTGGGAATGGATCGGGATTTGTGCTGGGATGACTGGAATTGAGCGCCGTGAGGATGGTGTGGCCTAGTCCTTTGATGTCTTTTGTTGGGACGGCGTCGTGTCCTGGTGATTTGGAGCGGTGGCGCGCTGGTTGAGAGTTGGCTGAGATGGTGAGGGCGGAAGGAGTGTATGGAGTAAGAGGGAGGAGGCAGAGTCTGGGTGTGGCGGGGTGCACAGCCCACATGGCTTGGACTCtggatttcttctcttccctttCTTGTTTACAGATAATGGcaataacttttattattattttttttctttcaaaatggAGAATAACTATttattcaagaagaaaaaagaaaaaagaaagggttaaatacctcataccccctagggtttacgaactttattttttcttctctggggtttcacttttatcacaagaccccctggggttttgataaaggaccaagttagtccatccgttagttgaccacTAGGACTGACAcgggaccaatcagatgttgacacgtggcacatatttatttattttttaaaaaaagggaaaaaacttgggggtggcccatcaggccagatgggggtggcctggtcacccccatggccaaagggccacccccaaatggccaaccCCCAagttttttccctctctctctttttttttttttttaaaaaagatgaaaaaatttaaatatatgcTTAACATCTCGACGGTTCACTACAATTTAACTCATTAACTGACCTGGATTAATTTAATCAGTCCTTGTCAAAACCTGCATTCCCATGAGGCAAAACGAAaaccccaagaaaaaaaataaagttgacagACCCTAGGAGGgtatgaggtatttaacccaaaaagaaaagataaatgtataataagttATGAGTAAATTTTGATTAGAAATCACTccttcactttttaattttcaacttttacTACGAAATTTTTTTGCGAATGTCggttaagttaattaattaactaactgaataattttgaatttttttcgatttttttcGGTTAATCAGTTAGTTGGTTAATAAGTGGTTGATTAAGTCGgttaattattaatttcaattttttatgttaagattgaTCAACTTCTTTATAACTACATAATCAataaagcatatgctttataaatgaaaagataaGTAAAATTCATATAACACATATCAAAAGGACAACTAGAAATAAGCACGACAAAACAATAAGGAAACATACTagataaatttcaaaattcatttGAAAAGCCAGTTAAGTCGGTTAAccgatgatttttttttattttttttaggggaaacttcactaaaaaccccaaaacttccacccattttgaaatatcccattgaacttcaaaatctctcaatttagtcccctgaactttcaattgctttcaatttggacccctccgtcagattttaaacgtcacatgacgtttatacccctgacttttgtataaaatttcaacttctaaaacgtttttttattttttaaaaaacaaaaatcagggatattttggttttttttttttgaatttttaacagctaaaattaatgaaatggtccaaattgagagcaattgaaagttcagaaggggtatttcaaaacgggtgaaagtttaggggtccttagtgaagtttatcattttttttattacctaGCTACCAAACTGAAATGAAGTTAAAATAGGAATTTACGGGTGGTTTGGTGTTAAATACTTACGTCCACTATTCTGAATAATCCTAAAGACTACATTATACGTGCTCATTGACTTATTTTGTCTGCAATACAAAGGCGCCCCTATATGGTAATTAGTAAATACAATTATAATAATCAAATCTCATTGATTTgtttacaatctcaatattttattataatcgacccttaaatagagaatatatGATATCAAcctaatgctataagtcttcttagagttTTTTTACAGttatcccaaatgtgatgtgacttttaaaattaccgttgaatttgagtagtgatttattgacttttgatctattggtaattttaaaagccacatcacatttggaatgacTGTAAGAGGACTCTCAAAAGACTTATACAGAACAGAAGACTATAATATGAAACACCCTTATATATTGAAAGTCAACTAAAAAATGGTTCTGGAAGAAGAGAGGTCATCTCAACTAACTCTCTCACCTTTGATAACAATTTCAATCTTCATTCTATTATGGGAAATGAAGGTGAATGGGGTTAAACCGGATGAAATAACCATAGTTagcatttaaaatcacaattttggaAGAAGAGGATCGAAGAGTTATTTAAAGCCAACCAAGAAAAGCATTTTGACTTGTTCATCAGGAAGatagaaaacatatatatatatatatatatatatatatatatatatatatatataatctctatGTCTAGGACATTCAAATACCCAAGCAAAACACCACCATTTTGCAAAAAGCTTGAAAATGCTAAGATAAgagccagagagagagagagtgagagagagaccagagacacagagagagagagagagagagagacatacaACAGTCGATGAGAATGGGTTGGGAGAGCTTTGCATGGAGTAGTGGAGTTTGACAAATCCGACCAAAAAGAGTCCACTCCGTCTCTGGGCTTCCGCATCAGGTAATTGTCCCTGCCCATGGGGATCGGAGCATCCCCACCGCTGGGGGTGGCTAGCGGTGGGATGCCAGCTCCTTGgcagactttttttttaataattaatttttagattttaattttaataaaataaaaaattattattttaaggtgGCGCACCAAACATGCTGATCGAGGAAACTCTTTCAAATTCAcgaaaaatttaggaaaaacttaagaaaatttTCCTAAACTTTTACGcgtttcaaaattatttttatagtttAAAAACTCTCGATTAAgaatatcaaacttttaatttcttataattACCTAACTcagttaggattttttgttaaatattatcaaaatatacttttttttttaattataaaaataaaataaaaaattgtaaaggtttagacgtttatttatttatttttttaaaaaaatgtattttgagaattttgacaagatttaaggaaaaatcctaacaaaatggggtaattaaaagaaattaaaagtttgatacttttaattgagaatttttaagctttaggggtagtgtcaaaacgagtaaaaattcaaagaattttgtaaagttttcccaaatatttaagttgtcaaaattgatttttaaaaagtgaatgaGTGATTTTAAATCGCGCCTTTACTCAAGGATTTATCATACatttatccaaaataaaaaaataactattattattggaaataaaacaaatagaataattattctcATTTTGTAATATTGGAATAGAactctaaatatatatttttaaccaaattttttaaaattcccTAATAATATAATTCTAATTTACAATTTTATGGACCTTTTTCAGACCCTAATTTTTAGTATCAAAATGTTGtcttagatttttaatttgagGAAATTAAATTAGGTGAGTTTCTTGTATTAGAAATACAAGTAAAATGtttgtttgataatgttttttttttattttttattttttctttggttttctcttttcaaaacaaaaatagtaataagcaacacaaaacactcaaaactattttcacatttatatcatatcatatcataattGGCAATATTTGTGGTGAggcaaaaacattaataaacaaaaataaaataaaataaagttccaattttgtttgagaatatatacatatttggcaagaaacttcaaaaattgatatttaaaaAGGAGTATTAATTAAAGGAGAAAAAGGAAGGCTACCCAATTCTCATCAGACAGACAAACATATATACATCTCAAACtagcatcatatatatattctttctatGATCAATATTTTCCAATTGTAGAATTTATTAATTAAGAGTTAATCCCAATAACAAGTAATTGGCAATATTGTAAAATCAGAAAACAGGCGATCTTTGAGGAGGCTACCTTCCCAGCATATAATATATTCATCTCATTCTCTGTATATATATCTTCATTCCATCAAGAGATACTGCTTTTCAATCTCTTTTTTGGCCTTTAATTTTCTTCCATTCTTTCAATACCCtttaaactctctctctctctctcttatctaTTTCTTAAACATAATTTTGATATTGACTGGTTCCTGTTGAAGAATATCCAGAGATTGGTGGCAACCAACAATATGCTTCTGCTGCTGTCGTTTTGTACTCTCCTTTTTGCAGGTTtgttcttctacttcttctctCGTTGAAAgatgtaatatttatatatatatacttcttcttcttcgcaAATATTGACGTGGGGTTGTCGTGAATCGTGGTGTTCTTTTTCTCGCTCATCATGTACTTTGGAAACATGCATAAACAAATAACGTACGTAGTAACGTACGCTGTTTTTAAGGAAGAATAATTTCCTTCAAGCTTTTCATGTTtctgcatatttttctttttcttttttttttttttcctgagcgtttgtgtgtgtgtatatatatatatatatatgtcacgtACGTGTTAATTATACATTGCAGTGGCATGGCCATTTttcgtagtttttttttttttattttcttcatttttttcttgttgttgcCTTTTTGGCTTCTTTCCTCTTTATTATGTATGTAAAAAATTTCTGTTAAATAGAATAttcttacaaaatatttatttttgttatattgaaTAAACATGTAAAAGATAAATCAAATCTTTTATGAGACATTCGATGACATGTAGTGTAAAACTCCTATTTTACAGctttcaatagaaatttgacacattgtataaaaacatcaaatacaatagagatgaaaacatagtatctttaattcaaattaatctcATGgacttttctattcattttaaCCCAACGCCCACCACCCATCACCCATTACCGAACCTCCAAGCTCCCAACACTAATGTTTTCCAAAAACAACCAAGACGGTGGCTTTAGTTGTTTTGTTGATGGTTTTGTCGATGAGTATTTTGTTTCTGGggtattttgttaagagaaaaaaaaattatttggtgtgaagggttatattttttttggcttttcaaACGACTTAGGCATCTACTTCTTATTCGATGGTGAAAAACACCCAATTTACAGGACAACGTGATTGAGGTTAT
This window encodes:
- the LOC132177804 gene encoding DNA polymerase kappa-like codes for the protein MIPTSWLLVSSLDEAYLDITNVCKQRGITSGEIAEELRTSVNEETGLPCSAGVGPNCLLAKVCSDMNKPNGQFILPNDWLAVMTFISSLPIRKVFPEGKYWEPKRR
- the LOC132177803 gene encoding uncharacterized protein LOC132177803, which translates into the protein MWAVHPATPRLCLLPLTPYTPSALTISANSQPARHRSKSPGHDAVPTKDIKGLGHTILTALNSSHPSTNPDPFPEQPKQGKHKRAKQKQEEEGRQISGSDVLWALRRAAAQKKATSGSKKMKQQKGVSSSVGGRGEEEGVDYSKARPLCVRSEWGARLDELEKRLQELSETH